A section of the Streptomyces sp. NBC_01591 genome encodes:
- a CDS encoding ABC transporter ATP-binding protein — protein MTARLKARDITLRYGDRVVSTRLSLDVPDGAFTAIVGPNACGKSTLLSALVRLLRPDSGHVELDGRAVGGYATKALAKQLGFLPQDPLAPDDIKVRQLVGRGRFPHQSMLALWSTDDDEAVDGAMAAAGVGDLGDRPVQELSGGQRQRVWMAMVLAQQTPYLLLDEPTSFLDITHQYQLLGLLARLRNEGRTVVAVLHDINQACRFADHLVAMKDGRVVAEGDPADIVDAALIKDVFDLPSVIVPDPVTGTPMVVPTLLGE, from the coding sequence GTGACCGCACGCCTGAAGGCGCGGGACATCACCCTGCGCTATGGAGACCGGGTCGTGTCCACACGGCTGAGCCTCGACGTCCCCGACGGCGCGTTCACCGCCATCGTGGGCCCCAACGCCTGTGGGAAGTCGACCCTGTTGAGTGCGCTGGTCCGGCTGCTGCGCCCCGACTCCGGCCACGTGGAACTCGACGGCCGCGCGGTCGGCGGCTACGCGACCAAGGCACTGGCCAAGCAACTCGGCTTCCTGCCGCAGGATCCGCTGGCACCCGACGACATCAAGGTCCGGCAACTGGTGGGCCGGGGACGGTTCCCGCACCAGTCGATGCTGGCGCTGTGGTCGACGGACGACGACGAGGCCGTCGACGGGGCGATGGCCGCCGCCGGTGTCGGCGACCTGGGGGACCGGCCGGTGCAGGAGCTGTCCGGCGGACAGCGGCAGCGGGTGTGGATGGCCATGGTGCTCGCCCAGCAGACGCCCTACCTGCTGCTCGACGAGCCCACGTCGTTCCTGGACATCACCCACCAGTACCAGCTGCTCGGCCTGCTCGCCAGGCTGCGCAACGAAGGCCGCACGGTGGTCGCGGTCCTGCACGACATCAACCAGGCGTGCCGCTTCGCCGACCACCTGGTGGCCATGAAGGACGGCCGAGTGGTCGCCGAGGGCGACCCCGCGGACATCGTGGACGCCGCGCTGATCAAGGACGTGTTCGACCTGCCGAGCGTCATCGTCCCCGACCCGGTGACCGGCACACCGATGGTCGTTCCCACACTTCTAGGAGAGTAA
- a CDS encoding non-ribosomal peptide synthetase: MSTASVSSDGLLALTSAQLGIWNAQRLEPDSPYYLVGDVVEISGSEPVDVDALAEAVRATTEEAETLRLRVYDTPDGPRQAVSEEPVALPEVVDVSGAADPVAAAQALVDAERGRAAEACRGMVDRALYARTVIRLSDREVWYTQLGHHLVFDGYTAAMLARRTAARYTALVRGTEPPRSTFGGFAGLVAADRAYRDSDRFAEDRAYWVERFTPLPDLGDHDTAAGLPGRTLTARAVVAPDETARLRAFADREGVTWGEALIAGYAAFLHRMLGRTDVVFALPLMCRAGSTELRTPAMAVNVLPLRVTVRGGDGLGELSRRVASAMREMREHQRYRGEDLPRDLGVPGAGALLHGRGINLKAFDLAIDFAGAGGVMRNVAGGPPEDMGLSVLPTRDGGLLLGFEVDDRSKDQAAVDSLLSGLRALLSGLTDGLPVGRIALADDVDRLLTDWCPPALPGTPVDVPTAFDTMVAAGPGRAALVCGDDRLSAADLAGRVHRLARVLRARGIGADDVVALALPRSADSVVALLAVLDAGAAFLPLDAAHPPERLRELIDDTRPVLVLTTGAVDGLPWNTLLGEAAGLSDAPLTADELAEPRHPEHLAYVIHTSGSTGRPKGVLGRVGGLAALLHHQRSTVVAEAERAAGRRLRAAHTYSFAFDSAFDHLVWLLCGHELHVYDTETARDADALLAAYARDGIDIVDTTPSMASPLVDAGLLDRRPTLLVLGGEATPPALWRRVAESGITARNMYGPTEATVDSTTARIDGDEPTIGHPLAGTRIYVLDSALQPVPHGTAGELYLAGPHLARGYLGRPGATAERFVADPFGAPGERMYRTGDLARWVPGRGLEYRGRGDGQVKIRGHRVETGEVEAALAAVPGVTAAAAAVRSSRLVGYVVSTSVTGDEARAHLAERLPEHMVPGAVVVLHRLPVTPNGKLDRAALPAPALPGGGREPSTERERLLCSVLAEALDIERVGVDDDFYALGGDSITAITVSSRLRAAGLGLRPRDLLARRSFAALAASAELLEDADEPVDDPVGSVPAPPIVRGLLDPHPDVDVVAGYAQWTALRVDGLDHDDLVTGVQAVLDHHDALRLRAADGLETLPRGMVRAAVGEFHGEDVTALAGRLAGELDPRSGDLLRAALLRTGDDTLDRLVIVVHHLAMDGVSWRILLPDLHTACTGGTLDPVGASWRRHALLLADQGESGARRGELDHWRTALGSASRLGARPLDRTLDTVSTAHRSVTVASAEATEALLTTLPAAYRAGVDEVLLAALVLALRGWGLRGDAVTVSMEGHGREHLDLSRTVGWFTSEYPVRVPASDDVGQALRAAKEARRGVPDGGVGYGVLRHLDPEAGSELAATPPPDVLLNYLGRFAPLSGTGWSLPEHDAFSVIEPGAKALEQVLALNCFVHEEGEPRLAVEWTAATGVLGTDAVDALQQAWAAALDALAAHALHTPGGLTPSDLPLVDLDQAAIDALERTGRITDVLPATPLQVGLSFHTLVRDDHDTDVYVVQAVTTLAGELEPERMAEAARELLRRHPALRVYLGTAGDDVVQVIPADVALDWREDDRFPEAARADLERPFDPARPPLIRFLLSRVGPAEHKLVITNHHALLDGWSMPLVGRTLLAIYAELSGGPAAPAAPPLPEYFRWLAGRDREASLAAWRDALAGVDDATRLAPASTGTGVERPGRETVGLGREFSDRLRAFAREQGVTLTTVLQTAWGLLLGRLTGRRDVVFGCPVSGRPAEVDGVESMIGQLGTTIPVRVRHTQDRTARELMAQVQAESVALAEHHHVGLPEIQRATGIGELFDTMLVMENFPLSSRNRTPLAPGLDLAGVDITDATHYALTVIVIPDEEITIGLGYQPRAFAAATVRDYGRWLHNLLREIVDDPARPALRLPALDPDERARILRTGTAAVPARARGHWLDEFAAQVRRRPDAEALVCRDRSLSYTELDRQANRVAHALIERGVRPQDTVAVLLGRDIEMTVALFGVAKAGAVYVPMDASYPRERLAYMFDDIAPAAAVTTGAELPVDRGIPVLRLDDPATLASVPDTDPAEARARLTEDALAYVIYTSGTTGRPKGVGVTHRGVPDLIALQEEVVGVTEHDRYLHFASTGFDVAFWQTMVPLLSGGTSVIAPEEVRVPGDELLDYIVEHRVTGVNLLPSFLAAMPDDRTVDPDVFFVVGAERLDPELARRWGAGRRALFNAYGPTEVTINSTTWHYDPDDAGPLPIGRPDPNARAYVLDGGLQPVGVGVTGELYLGGPSLARGYLGRPGLTAAAFVADPFGPPGERMYRTGDLVRWRPDGQLVFLGRADHQVKVRGFRVELGEIESALTGHPDVRACAVIMREGRLVGYVIPTDDADLDTARVREYLAGELPDHMVPTALVPIDRLPLSPSGKLDSAALPAPETAAAARREPATEAEALLLGVFRDVLGTEEIGPDDDFFAIGGDSIVSLQVVSRARRRGLGLSARDVFEGATVAGIAARARALDGGEAPAVGDAPLTPVMRNLLRRAGAAADGFCQWVEICVPPGGDETTWRAVLDALLARHDVLRAHLAGDVLRIPPVGAVTGAEVLTRVRAAGDLRATVDAGIAAARESMDPRTGPLLRVVWVDAGPDRPGRLVLIAHHLVVDGVSWRVLLDDLEHAYSGGPLTRHGQSFLGWARSLRDADRRAELPHWQRVNATRALTRPLDPARDTVATATHHEIRLDADSTRALITTLPAAYRTTPDTVLLTALAQAARAWRGTPEVLVALESHGRPRQVDLSQTVGWFTAVHPVQLDAGDDVKAVRERLRAQGDGLGHGILTAAGLLDPVEPEIAWNYLGQYPGAPDRETPWQAPPDADPLGSNGSDAMPLPYSLMVNALVRDDTLGVRITWPSALFTAAEIEDLAEHLRTALLRVAAAPEIGALDRDRPVADMQPLTPLQEVMLRHSRTERPDPYTVQSAFSLAGPLDTDALRAAGADLLDRHPNLGAVFPADLAVIPTSPRPEFRVADGPTEEVLAADLAEPFDLARGPLFRLTLIRRGPDRADLVLTSHHVLSDGWSAPRILTELFALYTARVSGGAHGLPAPVPFADYLRWCADHEPDLGAWAAELDGLPEGDYLGRAEPGPAWQEPEVIEFDAALVADLTGLAARRGLTVNTLVQGAWAVLLARRSGHTDVCFGAMVSCRPPELEGVEEIIGLLANTVPVRARLGGTLADTLAGLQARQRALVEHHHVALSDLERLTGRRRLFDSMVVFENYPVDPDRLREPAPGLTVVGTRFREATHHPATLTVMPDGDGWTGVLAHRAGIDVDGLAEELLDLLRTLDKHLDADVLDLLEGR; this comes from the coding sequence TTGAGCACCGCAAGCGTGTCGTCGGACGGCCTCCTCGCCCTGACCAGCGCCCAGTTGGGCATCTGGAACGCGCAGCGCCTCGAACCCGACTCGCCGTACTACCTGGTCGGCGACGTGGTGGAGATATCCGGCAGCGAGCCGGTCGACGTGGACGCGCTGGCGGAGGCGGTCCGGGCGACCACCGAGGAGGCCGAGACCCTGCGACTGCGGGTGTACGACACGCCGGACGGGCCACGCCAGGCGGTGAGCGAGGAGCCGGTCGCGCTGCCCGAGGTGGTCGACGTCAGCGGCGCGGCCGATCCGGTGGCCGCGGCCCAGGCGCTCGTCGACGCCGAGCGAGGGCGGGCGGCCGAGGCCTGCCGGGGGATGGTGGACCGGGCGCTGTACGCACGCACCGTCATCAGGCTGTCCGACCGCGAGGTCTGGTACACCCAGCTCGGCCACCACCTGGTCTTCGACGGTTACACCGCCGCGATGCTCGCCCGCCGCACCGCCGCCCGCTACACCGCGCTGGTGCGCGGGACCGAGCCGCCGCGCTCGACTTTCGGCGGGTTCGCCGGCCTCGTCGCCGCCGACCGGGCCTACCGGGACAGCGACCGGTTCGCCGAGGACCGCGCGTACTGGGTCGAGCGGTTCACCCCGCTGCCCGACCTCGGTGACCACGACACCGCCGCCGGTTTGCCCGGCCGCACCCTGACCGCCCGCGCCGTCGTCGCGCCCGACGAGACCGCCCGGCTGCGCGCGTTCGCAGACCGGGAGGGCGTCACCTGGGGCGAGGCGCTGATCGCCGGCTACGCCGCCTTCCTGCACCGCATGCTGGGCCGCACCGACGTGGTGTTCGCGCTGCCGCTGATGTGCCGGGCGGGCTCGACCGAACTGCGCACCCCCGCCATGGCGGTCAATGTGCTGCCGCTGCGGGTGACCGTGCGCGGCGGGGACGGACTCGGGGAACTGAGCCGACGGGTCGCCTCCGCCATGCGCGAGATGCGTGAACACCAGCGGTACCGGGGCGAGGACCTGCCGCGGGACCTCGGAGTGCCCGGCGCGGGCGCGCTGCTGCACGGGCGCGGGATCAACCTCAAGGCGTTCGACCTGGCGATCGACTTCGCCGGGGCCGGCGGTGTGATGCGCAACGTCGCGGGCGGTCCGCCGGAGGACATGGGCCTGAGCGTCCTGCCGACCCGTGACGGCGGGCTGCTGCTCGGCTTCGAGGTCGACGACCGCTCCAAGGACCAGGCCGCGGTCGACAGCCTGCTGTCCGGGCTCCGGGCACTGCTGTCCGGGCTGACCGACGGCCTGCCCGTCGGACGGATCGCCCTGGCCGACGACGTGGACCGGCTGCTCACCGACTGGTGCCCGCCCGCGCTGCCCGGTACGCCGGTGGACGTGCCGACCGCGTTCGACACGATGGTCGCCGCCGGCCCTGGGCGCGCGGCCCTGGTGTGCGGTGACGACCGGCTGTCCGCGGCGGACCTGGCGGGCCGGGTGCACCGGCTGGCCCGTGTCCTGCGGGCCCGCGGGATCGGGGCCGACGACGTGGTGGCGCTCGCACTGCCGCGCTCGGCCGACTCCGTGGTCGCCCTGCTGGCGGTACTGGACGCGGGCGCCGCGTTCCTGCCCCTGGACGCCGCACACCCGCCCGAGCGGCTGCGCGAACTGATCGACGACACCCGCCCCGTGCTGGTACTGACCACCGGCGCGGTCGACGGGCTGCCCTGGAACACCCTGCTCGGCGAGGCCGCCGGACTGTCCGACGCCCCCCTGACGGCCGATGAGCTGGCCGAGCCCCGGCACCCCGAGCACCTCGCGTACGTCATCCACACCTCCGGGTCGACCGGACGCCCCAAGGGCGTACTCGGCCGGGTCGGCGGCCTGGCCGCGCTGCTCCACCACCAGCGGTCGACGGTCGTCGCGGAGGCCGAGCGGGCCGCGGGCAGGCGGCTGCGCGCCGCCCACACCTACTCGTTCGCCTTCGACTCCGCCTTCGACCACCTGGTGTGGCTGCTGTGCGGGCACGAACTGCACGTCTACGACACCGAGACCGCCCGCGACGCCGACGCCCTGCTCGCCGCGTACGCCCGCGACGGCATCGACATCGTGGACACCACCCCGTCGATGGCCTCGCCCCTGGTCGACGCCGGCCTGCTGGACCGGCGGCCGACGCTGCTGGTCCTCGGCGGAGAAGCCACACCACCCGCGCTGTGGCGGCGGGTCGCCGAGTCGGGGATCACCGCGCGCAACATGTACGGGCCGACCGAGGCGACCGTGGACAGCACCACCGCCCGGATCGACGGCGACGAACCGACGATCGGCCACCCCCTCGCGGGCACCCGGATCTACGTGCTGGACAGCGCGCTGCAGCCGGTGCCGCACGGCACGGCGGGCGAGCTCTACCTGGCCGGGCCGCACCTGGCCCGCGGCTACCTCGGCAGGCCCGGGGCGACCGCCGAACGCTTCGTCGCCGACCCGTTCGGAGCGCCGGGCGAGCGGATGTACCGCACCGGCGACCTGGCCCGGTGGGTGCCCGGCCGGGGCCTGGAGTACCGGGGCCGGGGCGACGGACAGGTCAAGATCCGCGGTCACCGGGTGGAGACCGGCGAGGTCGAGGCGGCGCTCGCGGCGGTGCCCGGGGTCACCGCGGCGGCCGCCGCGGTGCGGTCGTCCCGGCTGGTCGGCTACGTCGTGTCCACCTCGGTCACCGGGGACGAGGCGCGTGCCCACCTGGCCGAGCGGCTGCCCGAGCACATGGTGCCCGGCGCGGTGGTGGTGCTGCACCGACTGCCGGTCACGCCCAACGGCAAGCTCGATCGCGCCGCCCTGCCCGCACCCGCGCTGCCCGGCGGCGGCCGGGAGCCGAGCACCGAGCGGGAGCGGCTGCTGTGCTCGGTCCTCGCCGAGGCGCTCGACATCGAACGGGTCGGCGTGGACGACGACTTCTACGCGCTGGGCGGGGACAGCATCACCGCGATCACCGTCAGCAGCAGACTGCGGGCGGCGGGCCTCGGACTGCGGCCCCGGGACCTGCTGGCGCGCCGCAGCTTCGCCGCTCTGGCAGCCTCCGCCGAGCTGTTGGAGGATGCTGACGAGCCGGTGGACGACCCGGTCGGGTCGGTGCCCGCCCCGCCGATCGTGCGCGGCCTGCTCGACCCGCATCCCGACGTGGACGTCGTCGCCGGATACGCGCAGTGGACCGCCCTGCGGGTCGACGGACTCGACCACGACGACCTGGTCACGGGCGTGCAAGCCGTGCTCGACCACCACGACGCACTGCGGCTGCGGGCAGCCGACGGCCTGGAGACACTGCCCCGCGGCATGGTGCGGGCCGCGGTCGGCGAGTTCCACGGAGAGGACGTGACCGCCCTGGCCGGTCGGCTGGCGGGCGAACTCGATCCGCGGTCGGGCGACCTGCTGCGAGCGGCCCTGCTCCGTACCGGCGACGACACCTTGGACCGGCTGGTCATCGTCGTCCACCACCTCGCCATGGACGGCGTGTCCTGGCGCATCCTGCTGCCCGACCTCCACACCGCCTGCACGGGCGGCACCCTCGATCCGGTCGGCGCCTCCTGGCGGCGGCACGCCCTGCTCCTCGCCGATCAGGGGGAATCCGGCGCGCGGCGCGGCGAACTCGACCACTGGCGGACCGCGCTCGGCTCCGCTTCCCGGCTGGGTGCCCGGCCGCTGGACCGGACGCTGGACACGGTGTCGACCGCCCACCGGTCGGTCACCGTGGCCTCGGCCGAGGCCACCGAGGCGCTGCTGACCACCCTGCCCGCGGCGTACCGCGCCGGTGTCGACGAGGTGCTGCTGGCCGCGCTGGTGCTCGCACTGCGGGGCTGGGGCCTGCGCGGCGACGCGGTGACCGTCTCGATGGAGGGCCACGGCCGCGAACACCTCGACCTGTCCCGCACCGTCGGCTGGTTCACCAGCGAGTACCCGGTGCGCGTGCCCGCCTCCGACGACGTGGGGCAGGCACTGCGCGCCGCCAAGGAGGCCCGGCGCGGCGTCCCCGACGGCGGTGTCGGATACGGCGTCCTGCGCCACCTCGACCCGGAGGCCGGCAGCGAGCTCGCGGCCACCCCGCCACCGGACGTGCTGCTCAACTACCTGGGCCGGTTCGCCCCGTTGTCCGGAACCGGATGGAGCCTGCCGGAGCACGACGCCTTCTCGGTGATCGAGCCCGGCGCCAAGGCCCTGGAACAGGTGCTGGCCCTCAACTGCTTCGTCCACGAGGAGGGTGAGCCACGGCTCGCCGTCGAGTGGACCGCCGCGACCGGGGTGCTCGGCACCGACGCCGTGGACGCCCTCCAGCAGGCCTGGGCCGCGGCGCTGGACGCGTTGGCCGCGCACGCGCTCCACACCCCCGGCGGGCTCACCCCGTCGGACCTGCCCCTGGTCGACCTCGACCAGGCCGCCATCGACGCCCTCGAACGCACCGGCCGCATCACTGACGTACTGCCCGCCACACCCCTCCAGGTCGGGCTGTCCTTCCACACCCTGGTCCGCGACGACCACGACACCGACGTCTACGTCGTCCAGGCCGTGACCACCCTGGCCGGCGAGCTGGAGCCGGAGCGGATGGCCGAGGCCGCACGCGAACTGCTCCGCCGCCACCCCGCCCTGCGCGTGTACCTGGGCACGGCCGGCGACGACGTGGTGCAGGTGATCCCCGCCGATGTCGCCCTGGACTGGCGGGAGGACGACCGGTTCCCCGAAGCGGCCCGCGCCGATCTGGAGCGCCCCTTCGACCCGGCCCGGCCGCCGCTGATCCGCTTCCTGCTCTCCCGTGTCGGGCCCGCCGAACACAAGCTGGTGATCACGAACCACCACGCCCTGCTCGACGGCTGGTCGATGCCGCTGGTCGGCCGCACCCTGCTCGCCATCTACGCCGAGCTGAGCGGCGGCCCCGCCGCCCCCGCCGCCCCGCCGCTGCCGGAGTACTTCCGGTGGCTGGCGGGCCGGGACCGGGAGGCATCGCTCGCCGCGTGGCGGGACGCGCTGGCCGGCGTCGACGACGCGACGCGGCTGGCACCCGCGAGCACCGGGACCGGCGTCGAGCGGCCCGGCCGCGAGACCGTCGGGCTGGGCCGCGAGTTCAGTGACCGGTTGCGCGCGTTCGCCCGCGAACAGGGCGTAACGCTGACGACGGTGCTCCAGACGGCGTGGGGCCTGCTGCTGGGCAGACTCACCGGGCGCCGCGACGTCGTGTTCGGCTGCCCGGTGTCCGGGCGGCCCGCCGAGGTCGACGGAGTGGAGTCGATGATCGGCCAACTCGGCACCACGATCCCGGTACGCGTCCGGCACACCCAGGACCGGACCGCGCGGGAGCTCATGGCACAGGTGCAGGCCGAGAGCGTCGCACTGGCCGAGCACCACCACGTCGGACTGCCCGAGATCCAGCGGGCCACGGGCATCGGCGAGCTGTTCGACACGATGCTCGTCATGGAGAACTTCCCGCTCTCCAGCCGGAATCGCACTCCGCTCGCCCCCGGGCTCGACCTGGCCGGGGTGGACATCACCGACGCCACGCACTACGCGCTGACCGTCATCGTGATCCCGGACGAGGAGATCACCATCGGCCTCGGCTACCAGCCGCGCGCCTTCGCCGCGGCGACCGTGCGCGACTACGGCCGCTGGCTGCACAACCTCCTGCGGGAGATCGTCGACGACCCGGCCCGGCCCGCGCTCCGGCTGCCCGCGCTCGACCCCGACGAGCGGGCGCGGATTCTGCGCACCGGCACCGCCGCCGTCCCCGCCAGGGCACGCGGCCACTGGCTGGACGAGTTCGCCGCCCAGGTGCGCCGCAGGCCCGACGCCGAGGCACTGGTCTGCCGCGACCGCAGCCTGAGCTACACAGAGTTGGACCGGCAGGCCAACCGGGTCGCCCACGCGCTGATCGAGCGCGGGGTAAGGCCCCAGGACACGGTCGCGGTCCTGCTCGGACGCGACATCGAGATGACCGTGGCACTGTTCGGCGTGGCCAAGGCGGGCGCCGTGTACGTACCGATGGACGCGAGCTACCCGCGGGAGCGGCTGGCCTACATGTTCGACGACATCGCCCCGGCAGCCGCCGTGACGACCGGCGCCGAACTGCCCGTGGACCGCGGGATCCCGGTACTGCGGCTGGACGACCCGGCCACCCTCGCCTCCGTGCCGGACACCGACCCGGCCGAGGCACGCGCCAGGCTCACCGAGGACGCGCTCGCCTACGTCATCTACACCTCCGGCACCACCGGGCGGCCCAAGGGCGTCGGTGTGACCCACCGGGGCGTGCCCGACCTGATCGCGCTGCAGGAGGAGGTCGTCGGGGTCACCGAGCACGACCGGTACCTGCACTTCGCGTCGACCGGCTTCGACGTCGCGTTCTGGCAGACCATGGTGCCACTGCTCTCCGGCGGCACGTCCGTGATCGCGCCCGAGGAGGTGCGCGTACCCGGCGACGAACTGCTCGACTACATCGTCGAGCACCGGGTGACCGGAGTGAACCTGCTCCCGTCGTTCCTGGCCGCGATGCCCGACGACCGCACCGTCGACCCCGACGTGTTCTTCGTCGTCGGCGCCGAGCGCCTCGACCCCGAGCTGGCGCGACGCTGGGGCGCGGGCCGCAGGGCGCTGTTCAACGCCTACGGGCCGACCGAGGTCACGATCAACTCCACGACCTGGCACTACGATCCGGACGACGCCGGGCCGCTGCCGATCGGCCGCCCCGACCCCAACGCCCGTGCCTACGTCCTCGACGGCGGGCTCCAGCCGGTCGGCGTCGGCGTGACGGGCGAGCTGTACCTCGGCGGGCCGAGCCTGGCCCGCGGCTACCTCGGCCGCCCCGGTCTGACCGCCGCCGCGTTCGTGGCCGACCCGTTCGGCCCGCCGGGCGAGCGGATGTACCGCACGGGCGACCTGGTGCGGTGGCGGCCCGACGGACAGCTGGTCTTCCTCGGCCGCGCCGACCACCAGGTCAAGGTCCGCGGCTTCCGGGTCGAGCTGGGCGAGATCGAGTCCGCGCTGACCGGCCACCCCGACGTGCGCGCCTGCGCCGTGATCATGCGGGAGGGCAGGCTCGTCGGCTACGTCATCCCGACCGACGACGCCGACCTGGACACCGCGCGGGTGCGCGAGTACCTGGCCGGGGAGCTGCCGGACCACATGGTGCCGACGGCGCTCGTGCCGATCGACCGGCTGCCGCTGAGCCCCAGCGGCAAGCTCGACTCCGCCGCGCTGCCGGCTCCCGAGACCGCGGCCGCCGCGCGGCGCGAACCCGCCACCGAGGCCGAGGCATTGCTGCTCGGCGTGTTCCGGGACGTCCTGGGCACCGAAGAAATCGGCCCCGACGACGACTTCTTCGCCATCGGCGGGGACAGCATCGTGTCGCTGCAAGTGGTGTCGCGGGCCCGGCGCCGAGGGCTCGGACTGAGCGCGCGGGACGTGTTCGAGGGAGCGACGGTCGCCGGGATCGCGGCGCGAGCGCGCGCCCTCGACGGAGGTGAGGCACCCGCGGTCGGGGACGCGCCGCTGACCCCGGTCATGCGGAACCTGCTGCGCCGCGCGGGGGCCGCCGCGGACGGATTCTGCCAGTGGGTGGAGATCTGCGTCCCGCCGGGCGGCGACGAGACGACCTGGCGGGCCGTGCTCGACGCGCTCCTGGCCCGTCACGACGTACTGCGGGCCCACCTGGCCGGCGACGTGCTGCGCATCCCGCCGGTCGGCGCGGTGACCGGTGCCGAGGTGCTGACCCGGGTACGGGCGGCGGGCGACCTGCGGGCCACGGTCGACGCCGGGATCGCCGCGGCCCGGGAGTCGATGGACCCGCGCACCGGTCCTCTGCTGCGCGTGGTGTGGGTGGACGCCGGACCGGACCGGCCGGGCCGCCTCGTCCTGATCGCCCATCACCTGGTCGTCGACGGTGTGTCCTGGCGCGTCCTGCTGGACGACCTGGAGCACGCATACTCCGGTGGACCGCTGACCCGGCACGGCCAGTCGTTCCTCGGCTGGGCGCGTTCGCTGCGCGACGCCGACCGGCGGGCCGAACTGCCGCACTGGCAGCGGGTGAACGCCACCCGGGCGCTCACCCGCCCGCTCGACCCGGCGCGGGACACCGTGGCCACCGCGACGCACCACGAGATCCGGCTCGACGCCGACTCGACCCGCGCCCTGATCACGACCCTGCCGGCCGCCTACCGCACCACGCCGGACACCGTGCTGCTGACGGCGCTCGCCCAGGCGGCACGGGCCTGGCGCGGGACCCCGGAGGTGCTGGTCGCGCTGGAGAGCCACGGCCGCCCGCGGCAGGTCGACCTGTCCCAGACCGTCGGCTGGTTCACCGCCGTCCACCCCGTGCAGCTCGACGCGGGCGACGACGTGAAGGCGGTCAGGGAGCGGCTGCGCGCGCAGGGCGACGGCCTCGGCCACGGCATTCTCACCGCGGCGGGCCTGCTGGACCCGGTGGAACCGGAGATCGCCTGGAACTACCTCGGCCAGTACCCCGGCGCCCCGGACCGGGAGACGCCGTGGCAGGCACCCCCGGACGCCGACCCGCTCGGCTCGAACGGCTCCGACGCGATGCCCCTGCCGTACAGCCTGATGGTCAACGCCCTGGTACGCGACGACACTCTCGGGGTCCGGATCACCTGGCCGTCCGCGCTGTTCACCGCCGCCGAGATCGAGGACCTGGCCGAGCACCTGCGGACCGCGCTCCTGCGTGTAGCCGCCGCCCCGGAGATCGGCGCGCTCGACCGCGACCGCCCGGTCGCCGACATGCAGCCGCTCACCCCGTTGCAGGAGGTGATGCTGCGGCACTCGCGCACCGAGCGCCCCGACCCCTACACCGTGCAGTCGGCGTTCTCCCTCGCCGGCCCGCTCGACACCGACGCCCTGCGCGCCGCAGGCGCCGACCTGCTGGACCGTCACCCGAACCTGGGCGCCGTGTTCCCCGCCGACCTGGCGGTGATCCCCACGTCGCCCCGGCCGGAGTTCCGCGTGGCCGACGGGCCGACCGAGGAGGTGCTGGCGGCCGACCTGGCCGAGCCGTTCGATCTCGCTCGGGGCCCGCTCTTCCGCCTGACCTTGATCCGGCGCGGCCCCGACCGCGCCGACCTGGTCCTGACCAGCCATCACGTGCTCTCCGACGGCTGGTCGGCCCCGCGCATCCTCACCGAGCTGTTCGCCCTCTACACGGCGAGGGTCAGCGGCGGGGCTCACGGCCTGCCCGCCCCCGTGCCGTTCGCCGACTACCTGCGCTGGTGCGCCGACCACGAGCCCGACCTCGGCGCCTGGGCGGCCGAACTGGACGGTCTGCCCGAGGGCGACTACCTGGGCCGTGCCGAACCCGGTCCGGCATGGCAGGAACCCGAAGTCATCGAGTTCGACGCGGCACTGGTGGCCGACCTCACCGGCCTCGCCGCCCGGCGCGGTCTGACCGTGAACACGCTGGTGCAGGGCGCGTGGGCGGTGCTGCTCGCACGGCGGTCCGGCCACACGGACGTCTGCTTCGGCGCCATGGTCTCCTGCCGTCCCCCGGAGCTGGAGGGCGTGGAGGAGATCATCGGGCTGCTGGCCAACACCGTTCCCGTACGGGCACGGCTCGGCGGCACACTCGCCGACACGCTCGCCGGCCTGCAGGCCCGGCAACGGGCACTGGTCGAGCACCACCACGTCGCCCTGTCCGACCTGGAACGGCTGACCGGGCGGCGCAGGCTGTTCGACAGCATGGTGGTGTTCGAGAACTACCCGGTCGACCCGGATCGCCTCCGTGAACCCGCCCCAGGGCTCACGGTCGTCGGCACCCGCTTCCGTGAGGCCACGCACCACCCGGCGACCCTGACGGTCATGCCGGACGGGGACGGCTGGACCGGAGTGCTCGCCCACCGGGCCGGAATCGACGTCGACGGGCTGGCCGAGGAGCTGCTCGACCTGCTCCGCACCCTGGACAAGCACCTCGACGCCGACGTGCTCGATCTCCTGGAGGGACGATGA